The Streptomyces sp. NBC_00335 DNA window CTCATGCGCGGCTGGCTGCACACCGGCATGTTCCCCGCCGTGGTGATCGCCGGCCTCGTCCTGATGGCCTTCACCGACTCCACCCGGGCCCGGGTGGCCTGCGGGGTGTACATCCTCACCGCGTGCCTGCTCTTCGGAGTCAGCGCCGTCTACCACCGCGGTACGTGGGGCCCGCGCGGCGAGGCCGTCCTGCGGCGGCTCGACCACGCCAACATCTTCCTGATCATCGCGGGCACGTACACCCCGCTGACCGTGCTGCTCCTGCCGGACTCCACCGGCCGGACCCTCCTGTGGGCGGTCTGGATCGCGGCCGCGGCCGGCATCGCGTTCCGCGTCTTCTGGGTCGGCGCCCCCCGCTGGCTCTACACCCCCTGCTACATCGCCATGGGCTGGGCGGCGGTCTTCTTCCTCCCCGACTTCCTGCGCACCGGCGGCATCGCCGTCCTGGTCCTGGTCATCGTCGGCGGCCTGCTCTACAGCGTCGGCGGCGTCATCTACGGCATGAAGCGCCCGAACCCCTCCCCCCGCTTCTTCGGCTTCCACGAGGTCTTCCACTCCCTGACCCTGGCCGCCTTCGTCGCCCACTACGTGGGCATCTCGATCGCCGCGTACACGCACTGAGCCGTCTCCTCCGGACCGTGCGGGCCGTCCTGCTCCCGCACGGTCCGAAAGGGAGGACTCAGGGCTTGCCGTGGCCGTGGCCGCCGACCGTCACGCGTCCCACCCTGTTTCCGACCAGCTCCGTGAACCACATGTTCCCGTCGGGACCCTTGGCGATGTGGAACGGCGTGTTGTCCAGGTTGGGGGTGGGCAGCGGGAACTCGGTGAGCTCGCCGCGCGGGGTGATGCGGCCGATCCGGTTGCGGTTGGACTCGGTGAACCAGAGGTTCCCGTCCGGGCCCGCCGCGATGCCGATCGGGCCGCTGTTGACGTCCGGCAGCGGGAAGCGCCGTACGTCGCCGCGCGGAGTGATCCGGCCGACCTCGCTGGCGGGGGCGCCGCCGTCGGTGAACCAGAGGTTCCCGTCCGGGCCGGCGGCGATGTTGAACGGGGCGCCGTCGGGATTCGGCAGGGCGAACTCCTTCACCTCGCCGCGCGGCGTCATCCGCCCGATCTTGTTGGTGAAGGGCGAGGTGAACCACAGGTTCCCGTCCGGGCCGGTGGTGATCCGGTACGGCTGGCTGTCGGGCGGGAGCGGGAACTGCGTGATCTTGCCGCGGGGCGTGATGCGGCCGATCTTGTTGGCCGCGTTCTCGGTGAACCACACGTTCCCGTCCGGCCCCCTGGTGATGCCGTAGGGGAAGCTGTCCGCCTGCGGCAGCGGGAACTCGGTGACCTTGCCCTGCGGGGTGATCCGCGCGATGTGGTTGTGGAAGGGCTCGGTGAACCACAGGTTGCCGTCGGCGCCGGAGGTGATGTCGTCCGGGAACCGCTCGGGGTGGGGCAGGGGGAATTCCTTGATCTTGCCGTGCGGCGTGATCCGGCCGATCTTGTTGACCGACGCCGTCTGGATCGTGAACCACACGTTCCCGTCGGGGCCGCCGGTGACGCCCACCGGGCTTCCGCCCTCGGTCGGCACGGCGAACTCGACGATCGTTCCGACGGGGTTCCCATCGGATCCATCGGCTCCACCGGTCCCGCCGGTCCCGTGCTGCCCGGCGAAGGCCGGGCCGGGCACGCTGAGCAAGGTGCA harbors:
- a CDS encoding Vgb family protein yields the protein MPETPLLSPRRHRAPARWRRLAVLFACTLLSVPGPAFAGQHGTGGTGGADGSDGNPVGTIVEFAVPTEGGSPVGVTGGPDGNVWFTIQTASVNKIGRITPHGKIKEFPLPHPERFPDDITSGADGNLWFTEPFHNHIARITPQGKVTEFPLPQADSFPYGITRGPDGNVWFTENAANKIGRITPRGKITQFPLPPDSQPYRITTGPDGNLWFTSPFTNKIGRMTPRGEVKEFALPNPDGAPFNIAAGPDGNLWFTDGGAPASEVGRITPRGDVRRFPLPDVNSGPIGIAAGPDGNLWFTESNRNRIGRITPRGELTEFPLPTPNLDNTPFHIAKGPDGNMWFTELVGNRVGRVTVGGHGHGKP
- the trhA gene encoding PAQR family membrane homeostasis protein TrhA encodes the protein MTSDAAAVAAPVVEPADQEAKPLMRGWLHTGMFPAVVIAGLVLMAFTDSTRARVACGVYILTACLLFGVSAVYHRGTWGPRGEAVLRRLDHANIFLIIAGTYTPLTVLLLPDSTGRTLLWAVWIAAAAGIAFRVFWVGAPRWLYTPCYIAMGWAAVFFLPDFLRTGGIAVLVLVIVGGLLYSVGGVIYGMKRPNPSPRFFGFHEVFHSLTLAAFVAHYVGISIAAYTH